One Gemmatimonadota bacterium DNA window includes the following coding sequences:
- a CDS encoding ABC transporter ATP-binding protein gives MAEVDRQRDGEQQGTGGMMMGGRRRMMMMGDDERARDIRGTTRRLLGYMRRYKGTLIGVVGLVVITTGLEVAGPYLMARAIDEYIAYSDLPGLFQITLLLAGVYVAMALTSWLQTFIMARVSQSSVRDLRQDLFNRLQMLPLRFFDRRASGDIMSRVTNDVDNISSVLSESVTQLINSVLTLVGVSAMMFWMDWPLALISLLTFPLMTSLTGQVAKRARRGFREQQAALGALNGMIEETIAAEQVVKAYGREQASIEAFEKFNNRLKYAGTRAQFFGTLMPPLTFFINNMGLVIVAFAGGYMAVQGDVTIGVIAAFISYVRQFGRPLGQVANLYNSIQSALAGAERVFETIDEFPEAPDMPDAVALEQVRGDVVFNRVCFGYEKDVPVLKEVSLHARPGEKIALVGPTGAGKTTIVNLLTRFYDIDSGAIYIDGHDIRQVKREALRRQLGIVLQDTFLLSDTVRENILYGRLDASDEEVVDAAKLANADPFIHRLPQGYDTVLSERGGNLSQGQR, from the coding sequence ATGGCGGAAGTTGATCGACAGCGCGACGGTGAACAGCAGGGTACAGGCGGAATGATGATGGGGGGGCGTCGCCGGATGATGATGATGGGTGACGACGAGCGGGCGCGGGATATTCGGGGAACTACCCGCCGTTTGCTGGGGTATATGAGACGCTACAAGGGGACTTTGATCGGGGTGGTGGGGCTGGTGGTGATCACAACGGGGTTGGAGGTGGCAGGTCCGTATTTGATGGCGCGCGCGATTGATGAGTATATCGCCTATAGCGACTTGCCGGGCCTTTTTCAAATTACCCTGTTGTTGGCGGGGGTGTATGTGGCTATGGCACTGACATCCTGGCTTCAGACGTTTATTATGGCACGGGTATCTCAAAGCTCTGTGCGGGATTTACGACAGGATCTTTTTAACCGCTTGCAGATGCTTCCGCTGCGGTTCTTTGATCGGCGTGCCAGTGGCGATATCATGAGCCGGGTGACCAATGATGTGGATAATATCAGCAGCGTGTTGTCGGAGAGCGTGACGCAGTTGATTAATAGCGTGTTGACCCTGGTGGGCGTGTCGGCCATGATGTTCTGGATGGATTGGCCTCTGGCGTTGATTAGCTTGCTTACCTTTCCGCTGATGACGTCGCTGACAGGACAGGTCGCCAAACGCGCGCGCCGGGGGTTTCGCGAGCAGCAGGCGGCACTGGGTGCGCTCAATGGGATGATTGAGGAGACGATTGCAGCAGAACAGGTGGTGAAAGCTTATGGACGCGAACAGGCTTCTATTGAGGCGTTTGAAAAGTTTAATAACAGGTTGAAATACGCCGGTACGCGCGCGCAGTTTTTCGGGACGCTGATGCCGCCTTTGACCTTTTTTATAAACAATATGGGTCTGGTGATTGTGGCTTTTGCGGGTGGCTATATGGCGGTTCAGGGCGATGTGACAATCGGTGTGATTGCCGCTTTTATCAGTTATGTGCGGCAGTTTGGACGGCCTTTGGGCCAGGTTGCCAATTTGTACAATTCGATACAGTCTGCACTGGCCGGGGCAGAGCGGGTTTTTGAGACTATTGACGAGTTTCCCGAAGCGCCTGATATGCCAGATGCAGTCGCGTTAGAACAAGTTCGGGGCGATGTGGTTTTCAATCGGGTGTGTTTTGGTTATGAAAAAGATGTGCCGGTGCTCAAAGAGGTGAGTTTGCACGCCAGACCGGGGGAGAAGATTGCGCTGGTAGGACCGACGGGAGCGGGCAAGACGACCATTGTGAATTTGCTGACCCGGTTCTACGATATCGATAGTGGGGCGATCTATATCGACGGCCATGATATTCGGCAGGTGAAACGGGAAGCGTTGCGGCGGCAACTGGGTATTGTGTTGCAGGATACTTTTTTGCTGTCTGATACTGTGCGGGAAAATATCCTTTATGGAAGGTTAGATGCTTCGGATGAGGAGGTGGTTGACGCGGCAAAATTGGCCAATGCGGATCCCTTTATTCACCGTCTGCCCCAGGGATATGATACGGTGCTTTCGGAACGCGGCGGCAATTTGAGCCAAGGACAGCGTCA